In the genome of Cygnus olor isolate bCygOlo1 chromosome Z, bCygOlo1.pri.v2, whole genome shotgun sequence, one region contains:
- the LOC121062118 gene encoding proteinase-activated receptor 2-like isoform X2, with protein MAGRRGLCLLLLLLLLSALLEAVTPTVKNITTKPKGRSFVGQKVTNANNASGESYKVDDFAAKVLTGKLTTVFLPIVYVIVFIIGLPSNAMAIWVFFFRTKKKHPAVIYMVNLAFADLLFVVWFPLKIAYHVNGNNWLFGEGLCKVLVGFFYGNMYCSILFMTCLSVQRYWVVVNPIVNSRKKSEIALGISLAIWILILLCNIPLYLVNQTVYISALNITTCHDVLPENVLANDMFNYFLSLAVGLFLIPALVTSVAYILMIKTLNASISDINNGKKRKRAIKLIIAVLSMYIICFTPSNVLLIVHYLLLKKYSQSHLYGSYITALCLSTLNSCIDPFIYYYISKDFRGNLRYALLCRSVRTTRRMQVSLSSNRYPKKSISYSSNSNGTTESTY; from the exons ATGGCTGGGCGCCGAGggctgtgcttgctgctgctactgctacTGCTCAGCGCCCTGCTGGAAGCCGTCACGCCCACAG tgaaaaaTATAACCACCAAGccaaaaggaagaagttttGTGGGCCAGAAAGttacaaatgcaaataatgCCTCTGGGGAGTCCTACAAAGTGGATGACTTTGCAGCAAAAGTCCTTACAGGAAAGCTGACTACAGTTTTTCTTCCCATTGTATATGTCATTGTCTTTATCATTGGTTTGCCAAGCAATGCCATGGCCATTTGggtcttttttttcagaacaaagaagaaacatcCTGCTGTGATTTATATGGTTAACTTGGCATTCGCAGACCTTCTCTTTGTTGTATGGTTCCCACTGAAGATTGCATACCATGTAAATGGCAATAATTGGCTATTCGGAGAAGGTCTCTGCAAAGTGCTTGTTGGATTTTTCTATGGAAATATGTACTGCTCCATTCTTTTTATGACATGTCTCAGTGTGCAAAGGTATTGGGTTGTAGTGAACCCCATAGTGAACTCAAGAAAGAAGTCTGAAATTGCTCTGGGCATCTCCCTTGCTATCTGGATACTGATTTTGCTGTGCAATATTCCACTGTATCTTGTTAATCAGACAGTATATATTTCAGCTCTTAACATCACTACCTGCCATGATGTGTTGcctgaaaatgttttggctAACGACATGTTCAATTACTTCCTCTCACTTGCAGTTGGACTCTTCCTAATCCCAGCTCTCGTCACTTCTGTTGCTTACATACTAATGATTAAGACTCTGAATGCTTCCATCTCAGATATAAACAATGGGAAGAAACGAAAAAGAGCAATCAAACTCATTATTGCTGTCCTGTCAATGTACATCATCTGTTTTACACCTAGCAATGTGCTTCTTATTGTGCACTATTTACTCCTCAAAAAATACAGTCAAAGTCATCTGTATGGGTCATACATAACTGCGCTGTGTCTTTCTACTCTGAACAGTTGTATCGATCCATTCATATATTACTATATTTCAAAAGACTTCAGAGGCAATCTTAGATATGCTCTTCTTTGCCGAAGTGTACGAACTACACGGAGGATGCAAGTTTCTCTCTCATCAAATAGATACCCCAAGAAATCCATTTCTTACTCTTCAAACTCAAATGGAACCACTGAATCAACCTACTGA
- the LOC121062118 gene encoding proteinase-activated receptor 2-like isoform X1 has product MGQQNQGRVGQCKSTHMLRKEKAITLKVKNITTKPKGRSFVGQKVTNANNASGESYKVDDFAAKVLTGKLTTVFLPIVYVIVFIIGLPSNAMAIWVFFFRTKKKHPAVIYMVNLAFADLLFVVWFPLKIAYHVNGNNWLFGEGLCKVLVGFFYGNMYCSILFMTCLSVQRYWVVVNPIVNSRKKSEIALGISLAIWILILLCNIPLYLVNQTVYISALNITTCHDVLPENVLANDMFNYFLSLAVGLFLIPALVTSVAYILMIKTLNASISDINNGKKRKRAIKLIIAVLSMYIICFTPSNVLLIVHYLLLKKYSQSHLYGSYITALCLSTLNSCIDPFIYYYISKDFRGNLRYALLCRSVRTTRRMQVSLSSNRYPKKSISYSSNSNGTTESTY; this is encoded by the coding sequence tgaaaaaTATAACCACCAAGccaaaaggaagaagttttGTGGGCCAGAAAGttacaaatgcaaataatgCCTCTGGGGAGTCCTACAAAGTGGATGACTTTGCAGCAAAAGTCCTTACAGGAAAGCTGACTACAGTTTTTCTTCCCATTGTATATGTCATTGTCTTTATCATTGGTTTGCCAAGCAATGCCATGGCCATTTGggtcttttttttcagaacaaagaagaaacatcCTGCTGTGATTTATATGGTTAACTTGGCATTCGCAGACCTTCTCTTTGTTGTATGGTTCCCACTGAAGATTGCATACCATGTAAATGGCAATAATTGGCTATTCGGAGAAGGTCTCTGCAAAGTGCTTGTTGGATTTTTCTATGGAAATATGTACTGCTCCATTCTTTTTATGACATGTCTCAGTGTGCAAAGGTATTGGGTTGTAGTGAACCCCATAGTGAACTCAAGAAAGAAGTCTGAAATTGCTCTGGGCATCTCCCTTGCTATCTGGATACTGATTTTGCTGTGCAATATTCCACTGTATCTTGTTAATCAGACAGTATATATTTCAGCTCTTAACATCACTACCTGCCATGATGTGTTGcctgaaaatgttttggctAACGACATGTTCAATTACTTCCTCTCACTTGCAGTTGGACTCTTCCTAATCCCAGCTCTCGTCACTTCTGTTGCTTACATACTAATGATTAAGACTCTGAATGCTTCCATCTCAGATATAAACAATGGGAAGAAACGAAAAAGAGCAATCAAACTCATTATTGCTGTCCTGTCAATGTACATCATCTGTTTTACACCTAGCAATGTGCTTCTTATTGTGCACTATTTACTCCTCAAAAAATACAGTCAAAGTCATCTGTATGGGTCATACATAACTGCGCTGTGTCTTTCTACTCTGAACAGTTGTATCGATCCATTCATATATTACTATATTTCAAAAGACTTCAGAGGCAATCTTAGATATGCTCTTCTTTGCCGAAGTGTACGAACTACACGGAGGATGCAAGTTTCTCTCTCATCAAATAGATACCCCAAGAAATCCATTTCTTACTCTTCAAACTCAAATGGAACCACTGAATCAACCTACTGA